From the genome of Falco cherrug isolate bFalChe1 chromosome 15, bFalChe1.pri, whole genome shotgun sequence:
CTGCAAGCAAGGTTGTCACCCTGGCCACCTCTGCTCCCTCCGGCTGGTGTCAGGCACCTAGGTGAAATACCTGGAGGCCCCTCTGCAAGTCCTCtcttcagcagcactggtggCGAAGGACGCCTCCTCGTCCTCTTCATCCAGCTGGAGGCTGCCAGAGGACAGCCGCACCCGGGCCATGGGTGACCGCAGCACCCGGCCGTAGAGGGAGCAGTAGTCAGCGGCCAGGAGGTCGGAGTCGGAGTCGCTGGACtcggtgctgctgcccaggtaGCGCTCGGTGGAACGCCGCAGCCCCGGCACCAGCCCTTGCTGGGCCGGCACGTGCCAAAACACGCCTGCTTTCCGGCTGCTCAGGGCAGGGCACGGCCCCAGGGGCCGGAACTCGGAGCCGTAGGGGAAGCGGATGGTTTTCATGTCCGACTGGCTCCAAGACCGCTTGGGAGGCTGCTCCTGAAGGCCGTAATCAAAGGAGCGAGCCAGCGACCTGCTCTCCTGCACTGGGGCCATGCTCGTGCCTGCTGCCGTGCACGCAGCCGTGCGATGGAACTCCCCGGTCCAGGTGCCGCTCGGGCTCTGCCTGGGGGGCTTTGCTGCCACAGGGCCACATCCACCCACTGGTCCTGCCGCGTCTTCGCCGGGTGCCAGTGCATGGCacgggggctgtgggggcctgtCCAGGTAGAAGAGGACCTGTGGGGGCAGGGCAGCCGCGGGCGGGGGACACGGCACGTCTGTGTACACCAGCGGCCGGGCAGTCACCTCCTGCATGTTGCCCACCGAGGTGCTTTTACTGTTCCCGGCAAACTGGTGGTGGGGCCGAAAGGATGTCAAAGGGTTTCTGGCGCCGAAGTGGTCGGTGGGCTCCCACGCccgctccagctccagctcggCGTAGAGCAGGGGGAAGGCGGACGAGCTTTTGGAGTGGGGCAGGAAGGCGGGCGATGCTTCGGGCTTGGAGCGCTCCAGCTCGGTGGCAAACGTCACTTCCACGGTGGAGCTCCGGCGCCGGCTGTCCAGCGTGGGCTCGGAGGCGTGCACCCCGTTGGCGTGGTAGGACCCCCGGCCGCCGTAGGCCAGGCGCAGCTCCTCCACctgagcaggggcagagggtgGGCACCCAGACCCCCAGCTGGGCGGGGGGACAGAGTGGGGCTGGCAACGAGCCCCCAGAGCTGAGGGTCTGGCTTGGGCTGCAATGCCAAGACACCCCCCGGGCACGGCCCTGCCTATCGCGGACCCCACGGGGACATACCTGCTTCGAGACGTCCGTCAGAAGGTCTGGGGAGGAGCGGCACTGCCTCTCGTCGTAGCGGGATGTGTAGTGCTTCCTGCAAGACCAagagggtgggtgggtgggtgcgtGGCCAGGAGGGTCCTGTGCCCTGCCCCCACCTGGGCACTGCCCCTCTCCGTGCCCCCCGGTACCTCTCGAAGGGCAGGCTCTTCATCTTTGCCTTCCTCCcatgctccagcagctgccgCTGCGTCCTCCcgctgcagcacagagggagagTGTGAGcaacacccccagccccagccctggggggacCCCCGTGCCCCgggtgaggggagggggcaTAGCAGGACCGAAGCAATGGTCTctccaggaaaagcagctggtgggcatcacccccaccccccacccgcATCCAGCCGGGGCCAACACCAAGGGGAAGCTCAGGGCTGTCCCCACGCCCTTCCCGGCCCCAGCAGTTGGGTTTTCCCCCGGGACTTTACCTGTAGCGGAAACTGGAGCCCTTGCTGCACAGAAGGGCTTTGGGCTTTGACTTGGGCTCTTCAGACAGCCTGAAGAAGGCATGGTACTCCACGCATGTCTTCCAGAAAGCCTTGCAGGTGTCCCGGCTCACCATGGTGAACTCCAGCGTGTCCTTGCACAGCTCCTGCACGGCCAGAGACAAGCCAGCCGGTCTCAGGGTGcggagccaggctctgctgtttGCCCTCCTGACCCCCCAAAATCTCACACCGGGCTGCTGGTGGCTCCAGGCAGTGCAGCGGCACCATGGTGGGGACACAGGAGTGGCACGTGCCACGTTCGAGGGGGAAGGAGCATCAGCCATGAGCAGCAGGAATGGATTTCATTCAAAATCAGAGAGACTGTGCGTGGCCGACCTTCGATCCGCAGCTGCCCGCTCctgagcctggcagctgcctgcagcatggTACTTACAGAGACGTTGGCGTGGAGCTTGATGAGAAAATGCTTCCTCTTGAAACTCAGTTTGCGAATTTTGGACCAGTTGAACGTGTTGATCTTTGTATTGCCCTGCAAGAAGGGACACAGAGGTTATGGCAGGACAGGGCATGCCAGGAATTCAGAAATGCCATGGGCCAGGACCTGAGCTCGCAGGACACCGCGTGattctctgctgcagctctcagtgctgctggggtCTGGGGAAGGGGTGCTGGGCTTTGCTGTTTGGCTCTCTTCTCCATTAGCTGGTCCTAAAAGCAGAGATGGAGGTTCAGGGCTTAACTCTGCCTACTGACGCTATTTGTAAAACTGCAGGATCCCAAGACAAATCTCACAGAAGTCAAGGCAGGGTCCTGTCTGTCCCAGCTCGAAGGTCACATGAGTTAATGCAGAATTGACTCccccagaagaaataaaacccctcCTCTCCTTTGCTGGGAAGCACGGCAGCTCACTCCCATACCTCTAAACTCAGCTTAAGCAGGCTGCAGGCATACCTTACCCCTCATTATCATTACCTATCAATTGATACGTATTACAGTAGCAATTTAGATGCGGTCCCACAACACTGGTGTGGCAGCAGGACCAGGTAAAATTGTGTCACTCCATGCTGTGGCACTGAGACCCTCTGAGCTTTCTGGGAGAGCCCAGGTTTTAATGGGCTCACAGATGCCTTAATCACACGTGAGGGGTGTTTATGGCTCTGAATAAATAACTGGGTCTGGCAGCACTAATTATGAACAGCAGACCCACAGctaggacattttttttttttcctgctctggcAAGATGTTCCCAGGTTGGAATTAGCCAGTGTGGGAGGCAAGCACTGCTTCACGCCGGCTGCGAGGAAGTCTGTATTTATTCTGCAGCTACACCGTGATTACAGCATTATGTAATTGCACAGACGTGAGGTGGCTATTTTTGCTGGAAGATTATACGGTGAACACATGTGATGCAGCCGTGTAACCTGCGGTGCTTACACCGCCGCACTCATGGCAACAAGGGCCAACAGAGCGGGGGTGGGCACGGCGGCACACAGTGGGTactggtgggggtggtgggctgagccctgcagccACGTCCCGGAGCATCACCTGCACATCTCCTGGGGCACACTCCTCGTAGGATTTGGGAGGGTTTGTAGCACACAGAGGGGACAAAGGTCCCCCCGCAACTGGAGGGGATGCCCGTGGGGAGAGGGCACCCTGCCCAGGTGCTGTCCGCCCACCCCGAGCCCCGGGCTCACCCGCAGGACCAGCACGCCCATGTGTGTCACAGCCAGGTTGATCTGTGTCCCCTCGCCATCGCTGGCGGGGTGCGGGCGAATCCCGTACATCTCCAGCTTCCTGGCCACGTCCAGCAGCTGAATGTCTGACTCGGCCGGTGTCTTCCCTCTGGAGCCACAAGTGCAGCAGGAGGCAACAAGAGTGAGAAGGCAAGTGCTGAAATGGGCtgaaaaaatgccatttcagCCATGCGCCTGCTGGCATCACACCCGCCCCATCGCCGGCCGTGCCTGCTAATGGGACCAGTCCCACTGGCAGGTGTCCGGCCGGTGCTTTGGGTGGGTGGTctcggcacagcccagcccttaCCTGTGTCTCCGGTGGTAGTGCATGATCTTGTTGTCCAGGTACTCTTGGTTGGGCAGGTACCTGTGGGTTGCCAGGTGCTGCTGGTCTGTCTCCTCATGGAAGTCCCCCAGCTCGGCTGCAGGGCATACGGGGGAGCGTGGGTTAGGATGGAGAGGGGACCGCAGGGGGAACCCCGGCTACAGAGCCAAAGCCCCAGGGAGCGCGGggtccctggggaaggggcacagTCCCTGCAGGCACTCGCCTGCCCTTACACTGCAGCAGGTGGGAGACAAGCAGCGCCGCGCTCTTGTCGCTGCAAGGCAGCCGCCCCAGCGCCAGGTCCTTCTTGATCTGGAGGGTGAAGAGGTACCTGTGGAGGGGGACAGGAGCATGTCCTGGCAGGGAGCCGGCCTCAGCAGACTGCCGGGCGCCGGGCTGAGCCGCGAGGGCTCTGCTGCAAGGggagcaggctgtccctgcACCTCTCCCTGCGCTTGCCCGTGTCTCAGCCCAAGGGGTGCTGGCCCATGGGGTCACAGGAGGAGCACGCAGCCCCTGCAGAAGGCTGTAGCTGGGCACCACTATGAACAGTACGCCCCTGCCATTGAGATGCCCGTTAGTAGGTTTCAGAGTTAACATTCCTATATGCTTTGGAGGGCATTTGCATCTCTCAGGGCTAACATTCTACAGAAGCactgtcttatttttcttcctagttcCTGTTCGCAGTGCTTTCTCTAAAACATTAGGGCTAAcaatgtcatttttaaaaataaaatttagttCTTTCAGAACACAGCTTGAGGCAGGAGCTAGACTGAGCGGTCAGACTCCGTGCCCAACTGCTAAAGCGTTTGGCAGTAAAATTGCAGCCTCTTAAGACGGCTGATCCTTCAAGtggattttgtttaaaaacagaggATCAAGAAAAGACAttctcttgggttttgttttacaaagtaCAGAGCTCTTTCAATACTTAGAATAACCACTGCTCACAGACATGTTCGGGTGGATGAAGATAAGGAATTAAATACATGCTTAACAACTGCAAAAATACAGGACTGCATGGTAAAAAAGTAACAGAACAAGTACTGTACCTGGTCAGCTCTTCTCTCAGATGGCCGGGGTCCACTGGGAAAAATTTCACCATAAATTTGAAAAGAACCTCCTTAGGATCTTAAAACACAACATCTTCATAAGTTTTCTTTTACGTGTCTATTGGGAACATTTACAACTCTCTTCACACATGCTGTCTCCTTACAAAGTAAACTACCCTGGACCCTTACAAAGCAGGGATGGAAACCCTGAACATCATGGACTGCAGCCTGCTCCCAAAaaccagcctgcccagacccccagTGTTACCACTGGAAGCGAACAGGGGGTTGGACACTTAAATAATACTAAAGAGAACATGCCCCAGCAATCCTTTAAGTCACAAAGACCTCTGCTAGGAGGGGAGTTCCGTGGAGCAGTGCCGGGGGTACGTGTCTGGAGTGTGGCCAGAGCCCCGGTGTAATTGCCACCAGCGGGGCTGTGCATTAAACTCAGCCATCCAAGCACTTGGGATGCAACAGCTCCGTGGGAGGCTGTTTGGGCAAAGAATTTTTGTGGGATGAGTGAGAGCAAGCGGCCAAGCCCAAGGCAAAGAAcatggagggagggaagcaatTTTGTAGGCACTGACTGTCCCAGGACACCATGGGACGGCTCAGGAGCTCCTGGAGGGACAGGCCAGAAGggacatggaaaaagaaattggtGCCTGAAACAACCCCATTTCTGGTGCACCTAG
Proteins encoded in this window:
- the FRMD7 gene encoding FERM domain-containing protein 7 isoform X3; this encodes MYERPPQTKGHRGVQFPHSSLRSTSVTAAFSIQLRGKLCVQEESGLPSRRTAHIARSAAPAARSATCSRMLHLKVQFLDDSQKIFVVDQKSCGKGLFNLTCSHVNLVEKEYFGLEFRSQAGNHVWLEPLKPITKQVKNPKEVLFKFMVKFFPVDPGHLREELTRYLFTLQIKKDLALGRLPCSDKSAALLVSHLLQSELGDFHEETDQQHLATHRYLPNQEYLDNKIMHYHRRHRGKTPAESDIQLLDVARKLEMYGIRPHPASDGEGTQINLAVTHMGVLVLRGNTKINTFNWSKIRKLSFKRKHFLIKLHANVSELCKDTLEFTMVSRDTCKAFWKTCVEYHAFFRLSEEPKSKPKALLCSKGSSFRYRKHYTSRYDERQCRSSPDLLTDVSKQVEELRLAYGGRGSYHANGVHASEPTLDSRRRSSTVEVTFATELERSKPEASPAFLPHSKSSSAFPLLYAELELERAWEPTDHFGARNPLTSFRPHHQFAGNSKSTSVGNMQEVTARPLVYTDVPCPPPAAALPPQVLFYLDRPPQPPCHALAPGEDAAGPVGGCGPVAAKPPRQSPSGTWTGEFHRTAACTAAGTSMAPVQESRSLARSFDYGLQEQPPKRSWSQSDMKTIRFPYGSEFRPLGPCPALSSRKAGVFWHVPAQQGLVPGLRRSTERYLGSSTESSDSDSDLLAADYCSLYGRVLRSPMARVRLSSGSLQLDEEDEEASFATSAAEERTCRGASRYFT
- the FRMD7 gene encoding FERM domain-containing protein 7 isoform X2 — encoded protein: MYERPPQTKGHRGVQFPHSSLRSTSVTAAFSIQLRGKLCVQEESGLPSRRTAHIARSAAPAARSATCSRMLHLKVQFLDDSQKIFVVDQKSCGKGLFNLTCSHVNLVEKEYFGLEFRSQAGNHVWLEPLKPITKQVKMDPGHLREELTRYLFTLQIKKDLALGRLPCSDKSAALLVSHLLQSELGDFHEETDQQHLATHRYLPNQEYLDNKIMHYHRRHRGKTPAESDIQLLDVARKLEMYGIRPHPASDGEGTQINLAVTHMGVLVLRGNTKINTFNWSKIRKLSFKRKHFLIKLHANVSELCKDTLEFTMVSRDTCKAFWKTCVEYHAFFRLSEEPKSKPKALLCSKGSSFRYSGRTQRQLLEHGRKAKMKSLPFERKHYTSRYDERQCRSSPDLLTDVSKQVEELRLAYGGRGSYHANGVHASEPTLDSRRRSSTVEVTFATELERSKPEASPAFLPHSKSSSAFPLLYAELELERAWEPTDHFGARNPLTSFRPHHQFAGNSKSTSVGNMQEVTARPLVYTDVPCPPPAAALPPQVLFYLDRPPQPPCHALAPGEDAAGPVGGCGPVAAKPPRQSPSGTWTGEFHRTAACTAAGTSMAPVQESRSLARSFDYGLQEQPPKRSWSQSDMKTIRFPYGSEFRPLGPCPALSSRKAGVFWHVPAQQGLVPGLRRSTERYLGSSTESSDSDSDLLAADYCSLYGRVLRSPMARVRLSSGSLQLDEEDEEASFATSAAEERTCRGASRYFT
- the FRMD7 gene encoding FERM domain-containing protein 7 isoform X1, translated to MYERPPQTKGHRGVQFPHSSLRSTSVTAAFSIQLRGKLCVQEESGLPSRRTAHIARSAAPAARSATCSRMLHLKVQFLDDSQKIFVVDQKSCGKGLFNLTCSHVNLVEKEYFGLEFRSQAGNHVWLEPLKPITKQVKNPKEVLFKFMVKFFPVDPGHLREELTRYLFTLQIKKDLALGRLPCSDKSAALLVSHLLQSELGDFHEETDQQHLATHRYLPNQEYLDNKIMHYHRRHRGKTPAESDIQLLDVARKLEMYGIRPHPASDGEGTQINLAVTHMGVLVLRGNTKINTFNWSKIRKLSFKRKHFLIKLHANVSELCKDTLEFTMVSRDTCKAFWKTCVEYHAFFRLSEEPKSKPKALLCSKGSSFRYSGRTQRQLLEHGRKAKMKSLPFERKHYTSRYDERQCRSSPDLLTDVSKQVEELRLAYGGRGSYHANGVHASEPTLDSRRRSSTVEVTFATELERSKPEASPAFLPHSKSSSAFPLLYAELELERAWEPTDHFGARNPLTSFRPHHQFAGNSKSTSVGNMQEVTARPLVYTDVPCPPPAAALPPQVLFYLDRPPQPPCHALAPGEDAAGPVGGCGPVAAKPPRQSPSGTWTGEFHRTAACTAAGTSMAPVQESRSLARSFDYGLQEQPPKRSWSQSDMKTIRFPYGSEFRPLGPCPALSSRKAGVFWHVPAQQGLVPGLRRSTERYLGSSTESSDSDSDLLAADYCSLYGRVLRSPMARVRLSSGSLQLDEEDEEASFATSAAEERTCRGASRYFT
- the FRMD7 gene encoding FERM domain-containing protein 7 isoform X4, coding for MVSSPLGRVKQKSCGKGLFNLTCSHVNLVEKEYFGLEFRSQAGNHVWLEPLKPITKQVKNPKEVLFKFMVKFFPVDPGHLREELTRYLFTLQIKKDLALGRLPCSDKSAALLVSHLLQSELGDFHEETDQQHLATHRYLPNQEYLDNKIMHYHRRHRGKTPAESDIQLLDVARKLEMYGIRPHPASDGEGTQINLAVTHMGVLVLRGNTKINTFNWSKIRKLSFKRKHFLIKLHANVSELCKDTLEFTMVSRDTCKAFWKTCVEYHAFFRLSEEPKSKPKALLCSKGSSFRYSGRTQRQLLEHGRKAKMKSLPFERKHYTSRYDERQCRSSPDLLTDVSKQVEELRLAYGGRGSYHANGVHASEPTLDSRRRSSTVEVTFATELERSKPEASPAFLPHSKSSSAFPLLYAELELERAWEPTDHFGARNPLTSFRPHHQFAGNSKSTSVGNMQEVTARPLVYTDVPCPPPAAALPPQVLFYLDRPPQPPCHALAPGEDAAGPVGGCGPVAAKPPRQSPSGTWTGEFHRTAACTAAGTSMAPVQESRSLARSFDYGLQEQPPKRSWSQSDMKTIRFPYGSEFRPLGPCPALSSRKAGVFWHVPAQQGLVPGLRRSTERYLGSSTESSDSDSDLLAADYCSLYGRVLRSPMARVRLSSGSLQLDEEDEEASFATSAAEERTCRGASRYFT
- the FRMD7 gene encoding FERM domain-containing protein 7 isoform X5 translates to MVSSPLGRVKVWLEPLKPITKQVKNPKEVLFKFMVKFFPVDPGHLREELTRYLFTLQIKKDLALGRLPCSDKSAALLVSHLLQSELGDFHEETDQQHLATHRYLPNQEYLDNKIMHYHRRHRGKTPAESDIQLLDVARKLEMYGIRPHPASDGEGTQINLAVTHMGVLVLRGNTKINTFNWSKIRKLSFKRKHFLIKLHANVSELCKDTLEFTMVSRDTCKAFWKTCVEYHAFFRLSEEPKSKPKALLCSKGSSFRYSGRTQRQLLEHGRKAKMKSLPFERKHYTSRYDERQCRSSPDLLTDVSKQVEELRLAYGGRGSYHANGVHASEPTLDSRRRSSTVEVTFATELERSKPEASPAFLPHSKSSSAFPLLYAELELERAWEPTDHFGARNPLTSFRPHHQFAGNSKSTSVGNMQEVTARPLVYTDVPCPPPAAALPPQVLFYLDRPPQPPCHALAPGEDAAGPVGGCGPVAAKPPRQSPSGTWTGEFHRTAACTAAGTSMAPVQESRSLARSFDYGLQEQPPKRSWSQSDMKTIRFPYGSEFRPLGPCPALSSRKAGVFWHVPAQQGLVPGLRRSTERYLGSSTESSDSDSDLLAADYCSLYGRVLRSPMARVRLSSGSLQLDEEDEEASFATSAAEERTCRGASRYFT